The proteins below are encoded in one region of Apium graveolens cultivar Ventura chromosome 4, ASM990537v1, whole genome shotgun sequence:
- the LOC141721488 gene encoding uncharacterized protein LOC141721488, whose amino-acid sequence MLNQNLGRSTHVTYANMVTGNIDHQNHDNSAENGSRSQNINDEISVESNLHPLYLQNIDHPGLVLISKKLTGTDNFGPWKRSITIALSAKNKIGIVNGTYAKPEENSPLRSQWDRVNDMVISWILNTVSDEISNGMDFVTSAQEMWTELHDQFSSINGHRVYQVLREIHALEQGDKSVEIYFHKLKNLWDEYAALESVIACKCGCKCGSYKLIEDREQRKKLLQFLMGLNDSYAVARGQILMMTPLPTISQAFSLIKQDEKQKQGYHTSVPFIGNVSDTSKAGNNVSKGSGVTQGQKSTLKCTYCNREGHAREFCYKLVGYPDKKKGKSKQAAQNTGFRPLSQNAVVNHVDTLSQNVNAGPNAISQKQSAQSGSAPSLEQLHNQISHMNQMMILMMNKKGNFNSPEDQVSSSMAGPDSAESSSYW is encoded by the exons ATGTTAAATCAAAATTTGGGAAGATCTACTCATGTTACGTATGCTAATATGGTTACGGGCAATATAGATCATCAGAATCATGATAATAGTGCAGAGAATGGTTCTAGGTCACAGAATATCAATGATGAGATTTCTGTTGAATCGAATCTTCATCCACTATATCTTCAGAATATAGATCATCCAGGTTTAGTTCTTATTTCAAAGAAGTTAACTGGAACAGATAACTTTGGACCTTGGAAACGATCTATCACTATTGCTTTATCAGCTAAAAACAAGATCGGTATTGTCAATGGCACATATGCTAAGCCTGAAGAAAATTCGCCTTTAAGATCACAATGGGACAGGGTAAACGATATGGTTATAAGTTGGATTCTAAACACCGTCTCAGATGAAATTAGTAATGGCATGGATTTTGTTACATCTGCTCAAGAAATGTGGACTGAATTACATGATCAGTTTTCTAGTATAAATGGCCACAGAGTTTATCAGGTGTTGAGAGAAATACATGCTCTTGAACAAGGTGATAAATCTGTAGAGATTTATTTTCACAAGTTGAAAAATCTTTGGGATGAATATGCAGCTCTGGAATCTGTTATTGCCTGTAAATGTGGTTGTAAATGTGGTTCTTATAAGCTGATTGAGGACAGAGAACAGAGAAAGAAGTTGCTTCAGTTCTTAATGGGGTTAAATGATAGTTATGCAGTGGCTAGAGGTCAGATTTTGATGATGACTCCTTTACCTACTATATCTCAGGCTTTTTCTCTTATTAAGCAGGATGAGAAACAGAAACAAGGATATCATACATCTGTACCTTTCATTGGTAATGTCAGTGACACATCTAAGGCTGGTAACAATGTCTCTAAGGGTTCTGGTGTCACTCAAGGACAAAAATCAACTTTGAAGTGCACTTATTGTAACAGGGAAGGTCACGCCAGGGAGTTTTGTTACAAACTAGTTGGTTATCCAGATAAGAAAAAGGGAAAATCTAAACAGGCTGCTCAAAACACCGGTTTTAGACCTTTATCTCAAAATGCTGTTGTGAATCATGTTGACACTTTGTCACAGAATGTGAATGCAGGTCCCAATGCTATTAGTCAAAAACAATCAGCTCAATCAGGATCTGCTCCTTCTCTTGAACAATTACATAATCAAATCTCTCATATGAATCAAATGATGATTCTCATGATGAACAAAAAAGGCAATTTCAATTCTCCTGAAGATCAAGTTTCATCATCTATGGCAG GACCAGATTCAGCAGAAAGTTCTAGCTACTGGTGA
- the LOC141719993 gene encoding disease resistance protein At4g27190-like, protein MMEKIWEDAINDKIFDKVVRVNVGNENKDELKLQDQIAARLDCKLERQDDVEHRASQLENSLRNGGKTLLIFDDVWTEIRLADIIGASFGDGNSSQGSKLLFTSRDKCVCEVNGCQNPVKIETLTPDEALHLFMDTVGPDTINSLPDESLVQKVCDECGQLPLLIFAVGKALKGKRPSWWDHAYDQLQKGKFKEIPGVRSEVYAGIKLSIDYLEHDDAKLCLFLCSMFPEDANIDMKMLIVLATGSQLIPDGELRILAMVESLKTSSLLVDSGRDNETKVHDIIRDVARLVASTDSQYAFLHEKCNSLYFPSNAGCCTGNFLRLDAETHDVHFKEDLICPDLHTLWLQSNNHPQQFLGGFFIMFANLRSLMLQNVNISLEKFSLQSLDNLRTLSLIKCDISKTDVTLFPKKLESLWIYEGKLPRPLDVANLEYLQKLEIQQPRKFTMRSSVRSSLACLKELNISKGIMTDPPEDYHSVVMEISKLTDLRSLQFHFDDDDTFQGRNIFSNLDRYNICVGESWRSIKFRIYHELTVGVKVLLLPRVGRCIELYGNHWQPWEGLMARAEEVILVRSSIEVSSICKGRLKAFEDLTGLSIEECGMGYLASISHDEIHNEATCFSKLTILEIRSCSKLKYLFCNNIAKGLVQLQHLSVRNCNSMEAIIMNDGTSDREIIEFPKLRLMKIKNVGRLVAFPSLEELYISGCDMVHLQNEATCFSKLTILSITQCSKLKYLFCNKIARSLVQLQQLKVAFPSLEELMIWHMRNTSVIWGIDCFNSDTLSSFSQLKRLDVRWCDELEIVIPEAMLHRLNNLEYIDVAMFPLSVATALKHLKGLRVWDCEKMTDIIEAGQQVISCQDLLILPQLKSIHLKDFPGLKRLFHGADFEFHLPALKEVEVKNCGLSTLFTFSMFRNFQLKKLKVKNCELLENTVEDVRGDETCNKTITLSQLKAVNLSGLPKLKSFFHNANYEFDMPVIKKVKVHLCGLSNTLFTRSIFKNLKQLKKLIVSDCGLLEGIFEYARGDETLNTSDKIITLNQVSTVFLDGLPKFKSMFCGATFECYMPALKKVKIVGCGLSVLFTCSVFQQIQELEELHVSNCCWNNLNLVSICLCPLI, encoded by the exons ATGATGGAAAAAATTTGGGAAGATGCCATCAATGACAAGATTTTTGACAAGGTGGTAAGAGTAAATGTGGGTAATGAGAACAAGGACGAATTAAAGTTACAAGACCAGATTGCTGCCCGTCTAGATTGCAAACTGGAGCGGCAAGATGATGTGGAACATAGAGCTTCTCAGCTGGAAAACAGTTTAAGGAATGGGGGTAAGACTCTCCTTATATTTGACGATGTTTGGACAGAGATTCGTTTAGCGGATATTATTGGGGCTTCATTTGGCGATGGCAATAGTTCCCAGGGTTCTAAACTCCTCTTTACATCTCGAGATAAATGTGTATGCGAGGTTAACGGATGCCAGAATCCTGTCAAGATCGAAACCTTGACTCCTGATGAAGCTTTGCATCTGTTTATGGACACTGTTGGTCCTGATACAATCAACTCTTTACCGGATGAATCCTTGGTACAGAAAGTGTGTGATGAGTGTGGTCAATTACCTTTACTCATTTTTGCAGTTGGCAAAGCACTAAAAGGCAAGCGTCCCAGTTGGTGGGACCATGCATATGATCAACTTCAAAAAGGCAAATTTAAAGAAATTCCTGGAGTACGTTCAGAAGTATATGCGGGTATCAAACTGAGTATTGATTATTTGGAACATGATGATGCAAAGTTATGTCTTTTTTTGTGCTCCATGTTTCCCGAAGATGCTAACATTGACATGAAGATGCTGATCGTGTTAGCAACAGGATCACAACTTATACCTGATGGAGAGTTGCGAATACTTGCTATGGTTGAGTCTCTCAAGACATCTTCTTTGCTGGTGGACTCTGGAAGAGATAATGAAACTAAAGTTCATGATATCATTAGAGATGTAGCAAGATTGGTGGCTTCTACAGATTCACAGTATGCATTTTTACACGAAAAATGCAACTCACTGTATTTTCCTTCTAATGCCGGTTGTTGTACTGGAAATTTTTTACGTTTAGATGCGGAGACTCATGATGTTCATTTCAAGGAGGATCTCATATGCCCAGACCTGCATACCTTGTGGCTACAGAGCAACAACCATCCACAACAGTTCTTAGGTGGCTTTTTCATAATGTTTGCCAATCTCAGATCTCTGATGCTACAAAATGTGAACATATCTTTGGAGAAGTTCTCTCTTCAATCCTTGGATAATCTCCGGACCCTTAGTTTAATAAAGTGTGACATAAGTAAGACAGATGTCACTCTTTTTCCCAAAAAACTAGAATCTCTTTGGATTTATGAGGGTAAACTCCCAAGGCCGCTGGATGTAGCAAACCTGGAATATCTTCAAAAGCTAGAGATCCAACAACCGAGAAAATTTACAATGCGGTCAAGTGTCAGATCTAGTCTAGCCTGTCTGAAAGAGTTAAACATATCAAAGGGAATCATGACTGACCCTCCTGAAGACTATCATTCGGTAGTGATGGAGATTAGTAAACTGACTGATCTCAGAAGTTTACAATTTCATTTCGATGATGATGATACTTTTCAAGGTAGAAATATATTTTCTAATTTAGATAGATACAATATATGTGTGGGTGAGTCATGGAGGTCGATCAAATTTAGAATATATCATGAACTTACAGTAGGTGTGAAAGTTCTACTTCTTCCACGAGTAGGGAGGTGTATTGAACTTTATGGCAATCACTGGCAACCCTGGGAAGGTTTGATGGCGAGGGCTGAAGAAGTGATATTGGTTAGAAGCAGTATTGAAGTGAGTAGCATTTGCAAAGGCCGCTTAAAAGCATTTGAAGACTTGACAGGACTGTCCATTGAGGAATGTGGCATGGGGTATCTAGCAAGTATATCACATGACGAGATCCATAATGAGGCAACATGTTTCTCTAAACTTACCATTTTAGAGATTAGAAGCTGCTCTAAATTAAAATACCTCTTCTGCAACAACATTGCAAAAGGTCTGGTACAGCTGCAACACCTCAGTGTGAGAAACTGTAACTCTATGGAAGCCATCATAATGAATGACGGTACAAGTGATAGAGAGATCATTGAATTCCCTAAATTAAGATTAATGAAGATAAAGAATGTGGGAAGACTA GTTGCATTCCCTTCCTTGGAGGAACTTTACATTTCTGGTTGTGATATGGTGCATCTTCAAAATGAGGCAACATGTTTCTCCAAACTTACCATTTTGAGTATTACTCAATGCTCTAAATTGAAATACCTCTTCTGCAACAAAATTGCAAGAAGTCTGGTACAACTGCAACAGCTAAAG GTGGCCTTCCCTTCCTTAGAAGAACTGATGATCTGGCACATGCGAAACACAAGTGTTATTTGGGGAATTGACTGCTTTAATAGTGACACTTTATCCTCCTTTTCCCAACTAAAACGTCTTGATGTACGTTGGTGTGACGAACTGGAAATTGTGATCCCAGAGGCCATGTTGCATAGGCTTAATAATCTGGAATACATAGACGTAGCCATGTTCCCACTTTCTGTTGCAACTGCTCTTAAGCACCTCAAGGGATTGCGTGTATGGGACTGTGAGAAGATGACAGATATTATCGAGGCAGGTCAACAAGTAATTTCTTGCCAG GATTTACTTATACTCCCTCAACTCAAGTCAATTCATCTTAAAGACTTTCCTGGTCTCAAAAGGCTTTTTCATGGTGCGGATTTCGAGTTCCATTTGCCGGCTTTAAAGGAAGTGGAGGTTAAAAACTGTGGACTCTCAACTCTTTTTACATTCTCTATGTTCAGAAATTTCCAACTCAAAAAATTAAAAGTAAAAAATTGTGAATTGTTGGAGAACACTGTTGAGGACGTAAGGGGGGATGAAACTTGCAACAAGACTATCACACTCTCCCAGCTGAAAGCAGTTAATCTTTCAGGATTGCCGAAGCTCAAAAGTTTTTTCCATAATGCGAATTATGAGTTCGACATGCCGGTTATAAAGAAAGTGAAAGTTCATCTTTGTGGGTTATCTAACACTCTTTTCACCCGCTCTATCTTCAAAAATCTCAAGCAACTGAAAAAATTAATAGTTTCTGATTGCGGATTGTTGGAAGGCATCTTTGAGTATGCGAGGGGTGATGAAACTCTAAATACGAGCGACAAGATTATCACACTTAATCAAGTCTCTACAGTTTTTCTTGATGGCTTACCGAAGTTCAAAAGTATGTTCTGCGGTGCAACTTTCGAGTGCTATATGCCGGCTCTAAAGAAAGTGAAAATTGTTGGGTGTGGACTCTCTGTTCTTTTTACGTGCTCGGTGTTTCAACAAATCCAAGAGCTTGAAGAATTACATGTATCTAACTGCTGTTGGAATAATCTAAACTTGGTATCTATTTGTTTATGTCCGTTGATTTAA